AAAATTTAAATAAGGGAGTTCCACTTTATGACCCATATATCCATGAATAATCACGTTGTTACACTGATTAATGTATTCACAGTTGATCCTCAAAATCAGGAACGTCTAGTCGAGTTACTTACCACTGCAACAGAAGTTTCAGTGCGGCACGCGTCCGGATTTATTTCTTGTAGTCTCCATCGAAGCACGGACGGGACTAAAGTGACCATGTATGCTCAATGGAGAAGCGCGGAAGATTACCAAGCAATGCGAAATGACCCTAAACCCCTTCCGTATCTTCAGGAAGCATTGACGATCGCCACGTTTGAACCGGGCATGTATGAAGTCGTCAAAACATTTGAACCAGCCAATGAATAAGAGTCCCGCCAGCATTTTAACGAATATATTCGAATGCGTTCAATAACCCCACTTCCGATTGTTGAGCGAAAAATGGAGCAGCTGCGCCGCGGCAGCATGCTCCATTATTAGTTACCTTTTAGGGGAATGCGGTTTCCATATGTCTCACAGCCTCGTGATAGGGTCGCACATCATTTATTTAACAAAGGCTATTGCCGTAGCATCCGTTAATTTCACTAAGACCATCAGCCATTATTTATCAAATACTCTACCTTTAACAAGAATGTATTTTAAAGATTCCTGTTTATTATTAATGAAGGATGGAGTAAAAGTCCATGTATATTCAACAGAGCCATCTTTCTTTACAGCCGGGCGTGTTCGGTAAGCATTGTCTAATTGCGCGGAGTTACCAAATAAAAAATAAGGATGAACGTCTTCAACACCTTTTGGTAAATCGGTTCCTGTTATATTTTTTGATTTAATTGTAATTTTGTAATTAGCCATATCCAACACGTAGAATATTGGCATAAAAGCATTGTTGCTCTTTACAGGACCTTCTCTATGATCAAGGTCTTCATAATTTTTAATCAGGTCGGTTTGCATTAAGTTGTCACCGGTTAAGGTGTACAGTTTATTCGAGGAATCCCATTCGCTTTTAATGTCAAGGTTTTTAATCAAATACCCCAGTGGAATAAACATGGAACTTTTATACAGGATCGGAACGGTATTAGAACTCTACCCTTGCGATCTCTTATAATCGCTCCGCCAGTTACAACAATTCTCATGAGATGGTAACCTCTCCGCTCCCTAATATTTTAATTTCAACCAGACTTCGTGTTTATTGATTCGAAGCCGGAAGACCTGTCCACGCATGAGCAGCTTAAACTTCAATCCAGTTATTTCCGAAATAATTTTTTTCGTCTTCTGCCTCTCCAATACCCAATAAACAAACCAACTAAAGATAACGCGGTAAGGTTAATCCATATATAAGCGGCTAAATCCCGTTTCCGCCAGGCCTCGACAAGCTGTCCTGACTTTGCACGTTTTTCAATTTCCTTCACGACTTCATCGTTCGAATTAAATCGTTGTTCGGAAGAAATCAACGGTAAATCTATGCCCCCAGCAACGATCCCCATCGGAGGGAAGTAAACCGCCCACGTTTGTTTTGTCCACCGATCCAGTTTATAGGCAACAGACGCATTTCCTTCTATCGGTCGATTGGGTCCCACCTCTGACCAACGAAAGCTCCAAGAACATAATAAGAAGACTACCAGCGCAAGAAAAAACCACTTCAGAATACCGCCCCCAATGAAATCTATTATTATATTTACAATTCATTACCCACTGATATCAAGGGGTTTATGCCTCATTCTCTCCCTTCACCATGCCGAAACGTTTAATTCCGGCCACTTGCTTTTCCACTTCGTTACTTTCTGATCATAAATGTCTTCCGTAATCAACGTTTTGTTCGGCCGCAACGTAAGGCTGAAAAGATCCGCCAGCCCGAAAGGGGCGTACACGTGCCATTTGCCATGTTGTTCAATACGCACCCCTAAAGCGGTGGCTGTCGTCGGCCACGTTGCAATCGCTTCCTCAAGCGAACGATAAGGATTCAATCTGATCCCGAATTTCGACTCGTACCAGAGATGGACTCGGGCTTGATTTTTGACATCGATAGGCAGCGGAACGACTTCGAAACACATGGCCGCCTTTTTTACGATTCGATCCTCCCCTTCGAAGCTGAGATCGGCATCGTCAAAGTATACAAGATCGATATCCGATATCCCGTACGTCAAGGATCGTCCCGTAAAATGGTTCCACACGGTCTGTGTAATGCAGCCGGCACCTATAAAATACGATTTGAGCTCCAAAGTTCGGGCTTTATTGAATATCTCCCTCAGCAATTCGCTGCTCTCGATGATCGCGATCAGCCGATCGACGCTCTTTCCCTTTTTCATAGCTTTTTTCCTTTCAGGCGTTCGACTGTAGGTAATCTTCATTTGAGCCTTCCAGCTTTTCGACAAGATAAGGGGCAATGGCTTCCATCACTTCATCCGGGATGTTTGACCCATTCAGCGCTTCAACTTCCACGACATCACCCAAGCCTTGAATTTGGTCTAGATGGATCAAGATGTCTCCAAGGACCAAGCGGGTTCTGGTTTTTGAAATGAGGACATATGGAACTTCCGAGCGTTGCAGCGCATGAACTAACGTTAGATCAGAAGGGCGTATGTACTCGAACGTAGCTTCAGTTCCTTCGAGAAACCGGTCATAGAGATAAACCCCGAAAGGTTCCCCATTCACGAGCCGAAATTTGATTCGTCGGGTATTTTCTCCGGATAGGAGACTCGGCAACCGAAAAATATAATCCGTCTGATTAACCCCTGTCGACTGAGGATGTGCCCCCAGCTGCCTCAGCACGCCGGCGACTTCCTCCAACTTGCAGCACAGCCCTTTCAGGTTTCTGTTTAACTTCACGATCCCATTTTGCTTTTCGAATGAAGTACGTTCAT
This genomic window from Paenibacillus humicola contains:
- a CDS encoding nucleotidyltransferase family protein, with protein sequence MKITYSRTPERKKAMKKGKSVDRLIAIIESSELLREIFNKARTLELKSYFIGAGCITQTVWNHFTGRSLTYGISDIDLVYFDDADLSFEGEDRIVKKAAMCFEVVPLPIDVKNQARVHLWYESKFGIRLNPYRSLEEAIATWPTTATALGVRIEQHGKWHVYAPFGLADLFSLTLRPNKTLITEDIYDQKVTKWKSKWPELNVSAW
- a CDS encoding antibiotic biosynthesis monooxygenase family protein, with product MTHISMNNHVVTLINVFTVDPQNQERLVELLTTATEVSVRHASGFISCSLHRSTDGTKVTMYAQWRSAEDYQAMRNDPKPLPYLQEALTIATFEPGMYEVVKTFEPANE
- a CDS encoding CYTH domain-containing protein, whose product is MDERTSFEKQNGIVKLNRNLKGLCCKLEEVAGVLRQLGAHPQSTGVNQTDYIFRLPSLLSGENTRRIKFRLVNGEPFGVYLYDRFLEGTEATFEYIRPSDLTLVHALQRSEVPYVLISKTRTRLVLGDILIHLDQIQGLGDVVEVEALNGSNIPDEVMEAIAPYLVEKLEGSNEDYLQSNA